In Candidatus Zixiibacteriota bacterium, a single window of DNA contains:
- a CDS encoding serine/threonine protein kinase produces the protein MTAEGLTPGNYIIDRILGSGGTARVHLARKKNNNRPLAFKTILNNIPEDINQFIALINRENSLIGGLSYPGLVRIMEINTENSSTPYIILEYCPGLTLDVIPIIDDHHIFLNVLSALSINLYYLRLAGIYHGDIKPQNIFLTGRIDDYAGSTLRYTKISDFSLARRDTENKDSRLGIGTVGYMAPETIDSGILDHRSDLFACGVVAYQLATGQHPFLNHETDPVRINAAVKEQEPPEPNRIRPNLDKAISNTIMTLLHKSPKFRPTDGYSLCEYLEKLGATFPFRKCIRPKHILEIMAGKTTNEILASAPLTMDAPIRETLLEYCGNQQSRLRNILEINFQMGRLQWSNGKLGFSCPPAGIIFPNRLRKLDRIRFHSLPYSRKKKIVLTALTGDIPRAMSIGIISEKDVTEFVTRPLLNYARHGLSDTTVRRFAGKLADYALETYLDDILAAGLFIKAGNIERGFSVTIDAANKLINDNKNDQALELLQSMADLCRLENDREHLARILMEIGDIEKMIGDTDRAGKTYYEIINLYKNLPPDRLLAETYKDLGDLYKLKRDYARGIEALLEAKKIYGTLDDQLELSHTLNNMGNIYTISSQFRKALKSYFAALKIQRRLDAKADMASTLNNIGSVCYFQGRLKRSSRLLEQTLELLRRIGNAIEIARTLNNLGYVLYELGECDRALEYLNESSQLNRKIGSKKELLFNLENLTLVMLGAGQLKESIAYIKEALSLADDLNDEQMTAVFLTSMAVAQMKMGFYGRAYQNFQKAVGIYEKIDDSNSYITCLVELAGLFFKLNQREQASQFAYKGKNLAEKSGNKKGVIQTNLILGEIAGDIEILKESLNLAVPLHSPITTNQIMLRLAASYLQKGEIENARNTLEQLSEYFGDGHSNLDNANYYNMWGKISGSLNNGTEARRYFEKAIRLASDSHLILEKIDALSALGKLCFENRDFEESYRFYKEAVGSIRTIAADIKEERYRRTFLENECIIYVSTAVKKLGEILSQKKKADQ, from the coding sequence ATGACTGCTGAAGGTTTGACACCGGGTAATTATATTATTGATCGGATCCTGGGATCGGGAGGAACTGCCAGGGTACACCTTGCCCGTAAAAAGAATAACAACCGCCCCCTCGCTTTTAAGACCATCCTGAATAATATTCCCGAAGATATCAATCAGTTTATCGCTCTCATTAATCGCGAAAACAGCCTGATCGGCGGCCTGTCCTACCCCGGTCTGGTCAGAATCATGGAAATAAACACCGAAAATTCAAGCACTCCTTATATTATATTGGAATATTGCCCCGGATTGACTCTTGATGTTATCCCGATCATCGACGACCATCATATATTTCTGAATGTCCTTTCCGCTCTTTCAATCAACCTGTACTATCTCAGGCTGGCGGGGATTTACCACGGCGACATCAAACCGCAGAACATTTTCCTGACCGGCCGGATCGACGATTATGCCGGTTCCACTTTGCGATATACGAAAATCTCCGATTTCTCTCTGGCACGGCGGGACACCGAGAATAAGGATTCCCGCCTGGGAATCGGCACCGTCGGCTATATGGCCCCGGAGACAATCGATTCCGGAATTCTTGACCATCGATCCGACCTTTTTGCCTGCGGGGTGGTGGCCTATCAACTGGCAACCGGACAACATCCCTTCCTGAATCATGAAACCGACCCGGTTCGCATCAATGCCGCGGTCAAAGAACAGGAGCCTCCCGAACCAAACCGTATTCGGCCGAACCTGGATAAAGCCATTTCGAATACCATCATGACCCTGCTTCATAAATCTCCGAAATTCCGGCCAACCGATGGTTATTCGCTGTGTGAGTACTTAGAAAAACTCGGGGCGACCTTTCCGTTCCGAAAATGCATACGTCCCAAACACATCCTGGAAATTATGGCCGGGAAGACAACCAACGAGATTCTCGCGTCCGCCCCCCTGACAATGGATGCACCCATTCGAGAAACCCTTTTGGAATACTGTGGAAATCAGCAATCCCGTCTGAGAAATATTCTGGAAATTAATTTTCAAATGGGTCGGCTGCAATGGTCGAACGGAAAGCTGGGATTTTCCTGTCCGCCTGCGGGAATAATATTCCCTAACCGACTTCGCAAACTTGACCGCATCCGGTTCCATTCCCTTCCCTATTCCAGGAAAAAGAAAATCGTCCTGACTGCTCTAACCGGGGATATTCCCCGGGCCATGTCGATCGGCATCATCAGCGAAAAAGACGTGACGGAATTCGTAACTCGCCCTCTTCTTAATTATGCCCGCCACGGTTTATCGGATACCACCGTCAGACGATTCGCCGGTAAACTGGCCGATTACGCCCTGGAAACGTACCTGGATGATATTCTCGCCGCCGGCTTATTCATCAAAGCCGGCAATATCGAGCGGGGATTTTCCGTCACCATCGACGCCGCCAACAAATTGATCAATGACAATAAAAACGACCAGGCGCTGGAGCTATTGCAATCAATGGCCGACCTTTGCCGCCTCGAGAACGACCGGGAGCATCTGGCTCGTATCCTGATGGAAATCGGGGACATCGAAAAAATGATCGGTGATACCGATCGGGCCGGCAAAACCTATTATGAAATAATCAATCTCTATAAGAACCTTCCGCCCGACCGGCTACTGGCCGAAACCTATAAAGATCTCGGCGATCTCTATAAATTAAAAAGAGACTATGCCCGAGGTATCGAAGCTCTTTTGGAAGCAAAGAAAATTTATGGGACTCTGGATGATCAACTGGAACTATCGCATACTCTGAATAACATGGGTAATATCTATACTATCAGTAGCCAATTTCGAAAAGCCCTGAAAAGCTATTTTGCGGCTCTGAAAATCCAGCGTCGGCTCGATGCCAAGGCGGATATGGCCAGCACTCTTAATAATATCGGCAGCGTATGCTACTTCCAGGGAAGGCTCAAACGGAGTTCACGACTATTGGAACAGACTCTGGAATTATTGCGGAGAATCGGCAATGCCATCGAGATCGCCCGGACTCTTAATAATCTCGGTTATGTTCTTTATGAACTGGGTGAATGTGATCGTGCTCTGGAGTACCTGAACGAATCATCGCAATTAAATCGCAAGATCGGCAGTAAAAAAGAACTTCTTTTTAACCTGGAAAATTTGACTCTGGTCATGCTGGGCGCCGGTCAGCTGAAGGAATCAATCGCTTATATAAAGGAAGCCCTGTCCTTGGCCGACGATTTAAACGACGAACAGATGACGGCTGTTTTTCTGACCTCAATGGCTGTTGCTCAAATGAAAATGGGATTTTACGGACGGGCCTATCAGAACTTTCAGAAAGCCGTCGGGATATATGAAAAAATCGACGACAGCAATTCCTACATCACCTGTCTGGTTGAATTAGCCGGATTGTTTTTCAAACTGAATCAACGGGAACAGGCATCCCAATTCGCCTATAAAGGCAAGAATCTGGCTGAAAAATCGGGGAATAAAAAAGGTGTTATCCAAACCAACCTTATTCTCGGAGAAATAGCGGGAGATATCGAAATCTTGAAAGAATCACTGAATCTGGCCGTTCCCCTGCATTCTCCGATTACCACCAATCAAATAATGCTCCGTCTGGCCGCCTCGTATCTGCAAAAGGGCGAAATAGAAAACGCCCGGAATACACTGGAGCAATTATCCGAGTATTTTGGTGATGGGCATTCCAATCTTGATAATGCCAATTATTATAATATGTGGGGAAAAATCAGCGGATCATTGAATAACGGAACCGAGGCCCGGCGCTATTTTGAAAAGGCTATCCGCCTGGCGTCCGATTCGCACCTTATTCTGGAAAAAATTGATGCCCTATCCGCATTAGGCAAATTATGTTTTGAAAACCGGGATTTCGAAGAATCTTATCGCTTCTATAAAGAGGCGGTGGGTTCAATCAGAACAATAGCGGCGGATATTAAGGAAGAACGTTACCGCAGGACTTTTCTGGAAAACGAATGCATCATTTATGTTTCGACGGCAGTCAAAAAGCTGGGAGAAATCCTCTCACAAAAAAAGAAGGCAGACCAATAA
- a CDS encoding SpoIIE family protein phosphatase: MEFIQPITTAIYFIFGGIFLFLAYSILRDDFAGRLNRVTGLMLFFAALGPIFLALGSIVEPTVSSGAPFKESVVYNLLYTWELFFPAFLLFSWVFPVDRLSSLRHPRLRLFIFFPHLFHLLLAIVFNNPEKILGLLDIESGEGFISLILEPLTFLLKWIVLGFTLLLSSEKTLFAVINVIYVILALYFIIRGRAQISSEPIRNRSTVIIYGISIAMGIYTFGFLLPDIFTVDLSSTLKTILIIFTLFIGGGSIIWSIVTHQFLDITVLVRQSLVYTISSAILVGMYILLVGQTNIMLASIFGEKTTIANIAFIVLALILFQPINSRLDNIINRFFIKRHTDYRNVMEELSRRLTSVLDLNQVRGTIERTLQSSILIGRIYFVLFDDKINDYVLLSSEDFPEMVAIDRNDIFLGGVGQLDFPTTIDRLSLYSQNSRLYEEIHRRRIQLILPLKDANHMLGFLALTAKISGFRYNAEDISMLGVIANQLVTVLTNVRLYLDSLEKQRLHDEMTMARQIQLDLLPKYPPRSDSYEICACSFPSRTIGGDFYDFIGKNDGRFGLVIADASGKGLPAALMVTQIQAMLRSEIGNENSISRILGNVNRYVTQMTSSERFATLFYGEFDPVSNRFYYANAGHNYPILVRADGSYEFLSRGGMLIGAFSNAMYEDSMIQLNKDDLIFFYTDGLSEAMNDNEEEYGEERIINQVVEKRTLTTEELARAILKDKESFDPADPPRDDTTLVILKILKGV, translated from the coding sequence TGCTCTTTTTCGCCGCCTTGGGACCGATCTTTCTTGCCCTTGGATCTATTGTGGAACCCACCGTCTCGTCGGGAGCACCATTCAAGGAATCGGTTGTATATAACTTACTTTATACCTGGGAGCTTTTTTTCCCGGCCTTTCTCTTATTTTCCTGGGTTTTTCCGGTTGATCGACTCTCCAGTCTGCGACACCCCCGACTGCGCCTGTTTATCTTCTTCCCTCACCTTTTCCACCTGCTTCTGGCTATTGTATTTAACAATCCGGAAAAAATACTTGGTCTTCTCGATATCGAATCAGGCGAGGGTTTTATCTCGCTCATCCTGGAACCCCTGACCTTTCTGCTCAAGTGGATCGTACTCGGTTTCACTCTCCTTCTGAGTTCGGAGAAGACCCTCTTTGCCGTGATCAATGTCATTTACGTCATTCTTGCTCTCTATTTTATAATCCGCGGGCGGGCGCAGATTTCCAGCGAACCGATACGAAACCGCTCCACTGTAATCATTTATGGTATTTCCATTGCCATGGGTATTTACACTTTCGGATTTCTGCTTCCGGATATCTTTACTGTTGACCTGTCATCCACCCTGAAAACAATTCTGATAATATTCACCCTATTTATCGGGGGCGGTTCTATCATCTGGTCGATAGTGACCCATCAGTTTCTCGACATTACTGTCCTGGTCAGGCAATCATTGGTGTATACCATTTCATCGGCGATCCTGGTGGGGATGTACATACTATTGGTCGGACAAACCAATATTATGCTGGCATCGATCTTCGGCGAAAAAACCACCATCGCCAATATTGCCTTTATTGTCCTGGCCCTGATACTTTTTCAGCCGATTAACTCCCGTCTGGATAACATCATCAACCGTTTTTTCATTAAACGCCATACCGATTATCGAAATGTGATGGAGGAACTCTCGCGGAGATTGACCTCGGTTCTGGATCTCAATCAGGTTCGTGGAACCATTGAGAGGACTCTCCAGTCAAGCATTCTGATAGGGCGCATATATTTTGTCCTTTTTGACGACAAGATCAACGATTATGTCCTGCTTTCATCGGAAGATTTCCCGGAGATGGTCGCCATTGACCGCAACGATATTTTCCTCGGCGGAGTCGGTCAACTCGATTTTCCGACCACGATCGATCGCCTATCTCTGTATTCCCAGAACAGCCGCCTCTACGAAGAAATTCACCGCCGCAGAATCCAGTTGATACTGCCGCTCAAAGACGCCAACCATATGCTGGGTTTCCTGGCCCTGACAGCAAAAATTTCCGGTTTCCGATATAATGCCGAAGATATCAGCATGCTGGGCGTTATTGCCAATCAACTGGTCACTGTCTTGACCAATGTTCGTCTTTATCTCGATTCTCTGGAAAAACAACGCCTGCATGATGAAATGACCATGGCTCGACAAATTCAGCTCGACCTGTTACCCAAATATCCTCCCCGATCCGATTCCTATGAAATATGCGCCTGTTCCTTTCCCTCGCGAACCATCGGAGGCGATTTCTATGATTTTATCGGTAAAAACGATGGGCGTTTTGGGCTGGTGATTGCCGATGCTTCGGGCAAAGGTTTGCCGGCCGCTCTCATGGTAACCCAGATCCAGGCCATGCTGCGTTCCGAAATCGGCAACGAGAACAGTATTTCGCGAATACTTGGAAATGTCAACCGCTATGTTACCCAGATGACCTCTTCGGAAAGGTTTGCCACCCTCTTTTACGGCGAATTTGATCCCGTCTCCAACAGATTCTACTACGCCAACGCCGGACATAACTACCCTATTCTGGTCCGCGCCGATGGTTCTTATGAATTTCTCTCAAGGGGAGGTATGTTGATCGGGGCCTTCAGTAACGCCATGTACGAGGACTCCATGATTCAACTGAACAAGGATGACCTGATTTTCTTCTATACCGATGGGTTATCCGAGGCCATGAACGATAATGAAGAGGAATACGGGGAGGAACGAATTATCAATCAGGTTGTAGAAAAAAGAACCTTAACCACGGAGGAACTGGCCCGGGCTATTCTGAAGGACAAGGAAAGCTTTGATCCAGCGGATCCGCCCCGGGATGACACCACTCTGGTAATCCTGAAAATCCTTAAAGGAGTCTGA
- a CDS encoding BamA/TamA family outer membrane protein gives MPRKISLEIALTLLILGQNVLAIDNYKKYDRSPEMEDYITISFNDDLITLTIYGDDTTAVTTFSRGDINRSESGISIKGQSLLTADGFIIGNHVYSPDQIDDVSISTEENKTDIYFRKRSESSSNQFRNRRKNLITSFEQAIVSDSDFIRGAVVGLGADIKIDGEVNEDVISLFGNIEIDEKAVIRGDIIALDGQVKADRGATIYGGIIASGNKGRIRLGRHQFWHDGDKEFYPIFKFDYNRVDGATPHLGIGFASEDSSLPRIEIYAGYGFSSESWRYVVDLEQSFFIPQPLTIGGTIYKRLASDDDWIISDLHNTIFALLATEDYKDFYETEGGYGFIRSVPVNNLQVELGIRIEKYHWLDAHGDLWSMFGGSKRFPENYASISGPDRSQMINQLDRAEVSALIGRFDYDNSRDQDKYETSFWKGYGEVEWLPGEWNDDFVYTRYRIRLGHYQVVSRQTGLYLGAVYGHANGNLPINKIFYIGGINTLLGYRHKEFYGNEFWLGDIEYAIRFPNTDLTGWLFYNIGQMAKETGKLGDAEVKNSLGIGLSLGDNIRLDLAKRLDRSDSTFKIHVRLGLNF, from the coding sequence ATGCCCCGAAAAATTAGTCTTGAAATCGCACTAACCCTGCTGATATTGGGCCAGAATGTTTTGGCTATTGACAACTATAAAAAATATGACCGTTCGCCCGAAATGGAAGATTATATCACTATTTCATTCAATGATGACCTGATAACGCTGACCATTTACGGTGATGATACGACCGCTGTTACAACCTTCAGTCGCGGAGATATCAATCGATCGGAATCAGGGATATCTATCAAGGGGCAATCCCTTTTGACAGCTGATGGGTTCATAATTGGCAATCACGTCTACAGCCCGGATCAAATCGACGATGTCAGTATATCGACTGAGGAAAATAAAACGGATATATATTTTCGTAAAAGAAGCGAATCTTCATCAAATCAATTTCGAAACCGCAGAAAAAATCTAATAACTTCCTTTGAACAAGCCATTGTCTCGGATAGCGATTTTATCCGCGGCGCCGTGGTCGGACTCGGGGCGGATATTAAAATTGACGGCGAAGTGAATGAAGATGTCATTTCCCTTTTCGGGAATATTGAGATCGACGAAAAAGCTGTTATCAGGGGCGATATTATTGCTCTTGACGGCCAGGTGAAAGCCGATCGGGGAGCCACCATTTATGGTGGAATAATAGCCTCGGGGAATAAGGGCCGGATACGATTAGGCCGGCATCAATTCTGGCATGATGGTGACAAGGAATTTTATCCGATCTTTAAGTTCGATTATAACCGTGTTGACGGAGCGACGCCGCATCTCGGGATAGGTTTTGCGTCGGAAGACTCCTCCCTGCCCCGAATTGAAATATACGCCGGCTATGGCTTTTCCTCCGAAAGCTGGCGTTATGTTGTGGACCTGGAGCAGTCCTTTTTTATTCCCCAACCCCTAACCATCGGAGGAACTATATATAAACGTTTGGCCTCCGATGATGACTGGATTATATCCGATCTGCATAATACCATCTTTGCCCTTCTGGCGACGGAAGATTATAAGGATTTTTATGAAACCGAAGGCGGTTACGGTTTCATCCGGTCTGTTCCCGTTAATAATTTGCAGGTGGAATTGGGAATTCGGATCGAGAAATATCACTGGCTGGATGCGCACGGTGATTTGTGGTCGATGTTCGGCGGCAGTAAGCGTTTCCCGGAAAACTATGCCTCCATCTCGGGACCTGATCGATCTCAAATGATCAATCAACTCGATCGGGCAGAGGTTTCCGCCCTGATTGGCAGGTTTGACTATGACAACAGCCGCGATCAGGATAAGTATGAAACTTCGTTCTGGAAGGGATATGGAGAGGTCGAATGGTTACCCGGTGAATGGAACGATGATTTTGTATATACGCGATACCGGATCCGGCTCGGCCATTACCAGGTGGTTAGCCGTCAGACCGGTCTGTACCTCGGTGCCGTGTATGGTCATGCCAACGGTAATTTACCAATCAATAAAATATTCTATATCGGCGGCATAAATACTCTTCTGGGCTACCGGCACAAGGAATTCTACGGGAACGAATTCTGGCTCGGGGATATTGAATATGCCATAAGATTCCCCAATACCGATCTGACGGGATGGCTGTTTTACAATATCGGACAGATGGCCAAAGAAACAGGAAAACTGGGTGATGCTGAAGTAAAAAATTCGCTCGGGATAGGTCTTTCGCTGGGAGACAATATCCGTCTGGATCTCGCCAAACGTCTCGACCGATCCGACTCGACTTTTAAAATCCATGTCCGTCTTGGACTTAACTTTTAA
- a CDS encoding NUDIX hydrolase, translating into MTDMSHDEKFLFERKSNFLGYKYCPRCGSKLAKQIIDNSPRLKCTSNSCDFIYYHNPIPAAGAMVIDNGKILLVQRAVIPKIGWWCIPAGFMEWQEHPSDTAIRELREETGLDIKIDSFFEVYSGQDDPRLNAVLILYLATPEGGRLRADDDALDARFFGFDELPEKIAFISHRQALADYRERFIKGK; encoded by the coding sequence GTGACGGATATGTCCCATGATGAAAAATTCCTTTTTGAACGAAAAAGCAATTTTCTCGGTTATAAATACTGTCCCCGGTGCGGAAGTAAACTCGCAAAACAGATCATTGACAATAGCCCACGCCTGAAATGTACCTCGAACTCATGTGATTTCATCTACTATCATAATCCCATCCCGGCGGCCGGAGCAATGGTCATTGATAATGGCAAAATACTTCTGGTACAACGGGCCGTTATACCCAAAATCGGCTGGTGGTGCATCCCCGCCGGATTCATGGAATGGCAGGAGCACCCGTCTGATACTGCCATTCGGGAATTGCGCGAAGAAACCGGCCTGGATATAAAGATCGATTCATTCTTTGAGGTCTATTCCGGTCAGGACGACCCCCGCCTTAACGCTGTTCTGATTCTTTATCTGGCCACACCTGAAGGGGGTCGTTTGCGGGCCGATGATGATGCTCTCGATGCCCGTTTTTTTGGATTTGATGAGTTGCCGGAAAAAATCGCTTTCATCTCCCACCGTCAGGCGCTGGCCGATTACCGGGAAAGATTTATTAAAGGCAAATAA
- a CDS encoding GAF domain-containing protein codes for MEKKDENTLDYSSNLFLDSYHEEFEADTEKIKVPDTSDVLAEMEAALNEIAEDNPRIEADSITGNKASNDLKAVLQVSLAINSSLVLEDLLQIVMKKAIELLAAERGFIMLLDETDELQFKTAYNLCKETMADEDFRISNSIADEVAATGKSVYTSDALSDERFAKQQSVVELHLRSIMCVPLKIKSRVIGIIYLDNSSQAKLFLKSDLYLFEMLAQQAAHAIHNAMLYYQLLDLKKFNEKVINNSPVGVFVIDYRYNLVSINDAALAVLDKNRDGIELLNVGKTASNFFDLVPDKEIYKWQKMIDTAMETHEPFEEARYFHNTGYGEKVLSVKISPINKIPHGGDGLILVIEDITEKVIMEKYVILSEKLVARGEMAASIGHELNNYLAIIANNAELLSYNLEKERDDKARFNSQQIVENISKMKRFTDGLMDFSKLETEIIVYDIRRLIEELLFSLKAQSRFRQVEFSLDFDSKIPEIEIDVGQVQQVLLNLLNNAADAISEREKLEIQNGNHDFTKRISLKVKNDPADSSVKIMITDNGIGISEKNLSKIFQLHFTTKKTGHGLGLANCKTIIKNHQGDITLTSKEGEGTTFTILLPEKQLQAL; via the coding sequence ATGGAAAAAAAAGACGAAAATACCCTGGATTATTCCTCCAACCTTTTTCTTGATTCTTATCATGAGGAATTCGAAGCGGATACCGAAAAAATTAAAGTCCCCGACACCAGCGACGTTCTGGCCGAAATGGAAGCGGCTTTGAATGAAATCGCGGAAGATAATCCCCGAATTGAGGCCGACTCCATTACCGGGAATAAAGCCTCCAATGATCTTAAAGCCGTTCTGCAGGTCTCTCTGGCTATAAACTCCTCGCTGGTTCTGGAGGATCTTCTCCAAATCGTTATGAAAAAAGCCATCGAATTGCTGGCTGCCGAGCGCGGTTTTATCATGCTTCTCGATGAGACCGACGAATTGCAGTTTAAAACCGCCTATAATCTCTGCAAAGAAACCATGGCCGATGAGGATTTCCGGATATCCAATTCAATCGCCGACGAGGTGGCCGCAACCGGGAAATCCGTTTATACCTCCGATGCTCTTTCGGATGAACGCTTCGCCAAACAGCAGTCGGTGGTAGAACTGCATTTACGATCGATCATGTGCGTCCCCCTGAAAATAAAAAGCAGGGTCATAGGTATCATATATCTGGATAATTCATCTCAGGCCAAGCTGTTTCTAAAATCCGACCTGTATCTTTTTGAAATGTTGGCCCAGCAGGCCGCTCATGCCATTCACAATGCCATGCTGTACTACCAGCTTCTTGATTTGAAAAAATTCAATGAAAAAGTCATCAACAACTCCCCGGTCGGTGTCTTTGTTATCGATTACAGGTACAACCTCGTATCCATCAACGACGCTGCCCTGGCCGTCCTCGACAAGAATCGGGATGGCATCGAGTTGTTAAATGTCGGTAAAACCGCTTCGAACTTCTTCGATCTGGTCCCGGATAAGGAAATCTATAAGTGGCAAAAAATGATCGACACGGCCATGGAAACTCACGAACCGTTCGAGGAAGCCAGATACTTTCACAATACCGGTTACGGAGAAAAAGTCCTGTCCGTCAAAATCTCTCCGATCAATAAAATCCCTCATGGCGGCGACGGACTTATCCTGGTGATCGAAGATATCACTGAAAAAGTCATCATGGAAAAATATGTTATTCTTTCTGAAAAACTGGTGGCCCGGGGCGAAATGGCGGCTTCAATCGGACATGAACTCAACAATTACCTGGCCATTATTGCCAATAATGCCGAACTGCTCTCCTATAATCTCGAAAAAGAACGCGATGACAAAGCCCGATTCAATTCGCAGCAAATTGTCGAAAATATTTCCAAGATGAAGCGTTTTACCGATGGCCTGATGGATTTCTCCAAGCTTGAAACGGAAATTATCGTTTATGATATCAGGCGCCTGATCGAGGAATTACTTTTCTCCCTGAAAGCTCAATCGCGCTTCAGGCAGGTCGAGTTCTCGCTCGATTTCGACAGTAAAATTCCCGAAATCGAAATCGATGTCGGCCAGGTTCAGCAAGTCCTCCTAAATCTTCTTAATAACGCGGCCGACGCCATCAGCGAACGCGAAAAACTGGAAATCCAGAACGGCAACCATGATTTCACGAAAAGGATTTCGCTAAAGGTAAAAAACGATCCGGCCGATTCCAGCGTCAAAATCATGATAACCGATAATGGAATCGGTATCAGTGAGAAAAATCTGTCAAAAATCTTCCAGCTTCATTTCACCACCAAGAAAACCGGTCATGGCCTCGGCCTGGCCAATTGCAAAACGATTATTAAAAACCATCAGGGTGATATCACTTTGACATCAAAAGAGGGCGAAGGAACGACTTTTACGATTTTGTTGCCGGAAAAACAACTTCAAGCTCTTTGA